The Lycium ferocissimum isolate CSIRO_LF1 chromosome 10, AGI_CSIRO_Lferr_CH_V1, whole genome shotgun sequence genome window below encodes:
- the LOC132032592 gene encoding uncharacterized protein LOC132032592, with protein sequence MTSLVGPPEIHGKKIQQLVSTITNPFVDLMVANFNSTKPQNPPNMGYTENMSATYLSTNNPCLDFFFHVVPDTPQKSLTKYLQHAWDHNSLTALKLICNLRGVRGTGKSDKEGYYTAALWLHQFHPKTLACNVESLADFGYFKDLPEILYRLLEGADVRKKAKKERKTRSGRSKNVKRFKTHVAEEKRGWRPFGGLKEENKVEIEKQKARMEREQKKIDMARKAVDRYRLDPDYKYLHDRVSDLFANCLKLDLELLETGKLTDISLAAKWCPSLDSSFDKRTLLCETIARKVFPKELYSEYEGIEDAHYAYRVRDRLRKQVLVPLRKALELPEVYIGRNDWHSIPYNRVASVAMKMYKDKFLKHDEERFKEYLEKVKQGKANIAAGALLPHEIIEALNDTDDGGQVAELQWKRMVDDLSKKGKLKNCLAICDVSGSMYGTPIEVSVALGVLVSELSVEPWKGKLITFSANPKLQLVEGDDLRSKVGFVRNMEWGMNTDFQKVFDLILKVAVKGNLKEDEMIKKVFVFSDMEFDQASANPWETDYQTIVRKFEKKGYGNCVPEIVFWNLRDSRATPVPANQKGVALVSGFSKNLLTLFLEERDFNPEDIMEAAISGEEYQKLVVLD encoded by the coding sequence ATGACTTCTCTTGTTGGTCCTCCAGAAATCCATGGCAAAAAAATTCAACAATTAGTTTCCACTATTACCAATCCCTTCGTGGACTTAATGGTTGCAAATTTCAACTCCACAAAACCACAAAATCCCCCTAATATGGGCTACACTGAAAATATGTCAGCAACATATCTTTCTACAAACAACCCTTGTTTAGATTTTTTCTTCCATGTTGTCCCTGATACACCCCAAAAATCCCTCACAAAATACTTACAACATGCATGGGATCATAATTCACTAACTGCCCTTAAACTTATATGCAATTTACGCGGTGTTCGTGGTACAGGCAAATCTGATAAAGAAGGTTATTACACTGCTGCATTATGGCTTCATCAATTCCACCCGAAAACCCTTGCATGTAACGTAGAGTCCCTCGCGGATTTCGGGTATTTTAAAGATTTGCCTGAGATTTTGTATAGGTTACTTGAAGGAGCTGACGTGCGAAAAAAGgcgaaaaaagaaaggaaaacaagaagtggaagaagtaAAAATGTGAAGAGATTTAAAACTCATGTGGCAGAGGAGAAAAGAGGATGGAGGCCATTTGGTGGacttaaagaagaaaataaagtcGAAATTGAGAAACAAAAAGCGAGGATGGAAAGAGAGCAGAAGAAAATTGATATGGCGAGAAAGGCTGTTGATAGATATAGGCTTGATCCTGATTATAAATACTTGCACGATCGCGTATCTGATCTTTTTGCGAATTGTTTGAAGTTGGATCTTGAATTGTTGGAAACCGGGAAATTGACAGATATTAGTCTTGCAGCCAAATGGTGTCCTTCTTTAGATTCATCTTTTGATAAGCGAACACTTTTATGCGAAACAATTGCAAGGAAGGTTTTTCCAAAGGAATTATACTCCGAATATGAAGGGATTGAGGATGCACATTACGCGTACAGAGTGAGGGATCGATTGAGGAAGCAAGTTCTCGTCCCCCTACGCAAAGCTCTGGAGTTGCCAGAGGTTTATATCGGGCGAAATGACTGGCATTCGATTCCTTACAATAGGGTTGCATCAGTCGCTATGAAGATGTATAAAGACAAGTTTTTAAAACACGATGAAGAAAGATTTAAAGAATATCTTGAGAAAGTTAAACAGGGGAAAGCTAACATTGCTGCTGGTGCATTGCTACCACATGAGATAATTGAAGCGCTAAACGACACGGATGATGGGGGTCAAGTTGCTGAGTTGCAATGGAAGAGAATGGTGGATGACTTGTCTAAAAAGGGCAAGTTGAAAAATTGTCTTGCTATTTGTGATGTGTCCGGAAGCATGTACGGTACTCCAATCGAGGTGTCCGTGGCACTAGGCGTTCTCGTGTCCGAGTTAAGTGTAGAGCCCTGGAAAGGCAAGTTGATAACGTTTAGCGCGAACCCGAAACTACAACTTGTTGAAGGGGATGATTTGAGGTCGAAGGTTGGGTTTGTGAGAAATATGGAATGGGGCATGAACACTGATTTTCAAAAGGTGTTTGATTTAATACTAAAAGTGGCTGTCAAAGGGAATTTAAAGGAGGATGAGATGATCAAGAAAGTGTTTGTTTTCAGTGACATGGAGTTTGATCAGGCATCCGCGAATCCATGGGAGACGGATTATCAGACAATTGTTaggaaatttgagaaaaagggtTACGGGAATTGTGTCCCGGAGATAGTGTTTTGGAATTTGAGAGACTCGAGGGCTACGCCTGTGCCAGCAAACCAGAAAGGAGTTGCATTAGTGAGCGGTTTTTCGAAGAATTTGCTGACTTTGTTCTTGGAAGAAAGGGACTTTAATCCTGAAGATATTATGGAAGCAGCAATTTCTGGTGAAGAGTATCAAAAGCTAGTTGTGCTTGAttga
- the LOC132034645 gene encoding uncharacterized protein LOC132034645 produces MGVRVYVELKRENRVLGMYPMCVSIHDFDVEDDAARNRIIGDDVLQIGYSENRDGMEVCDSTGKAVLLFENDNNLVISKPEAKGVFVDQIYQDKETLKIVMTKYAIRGRFNFKTERSNAISYTLACWSPECKWKFRASRIGDSEMFRVRFFDDEHTCPLKDKVYSQRQATSWFIGEAVVKAKITNHKRKVTPGDIKDDVKNEFGVDVSYMMAWRAREKAIKDFRALKAFIKGFECCRPIVVVDGAHLKSTYNGTFVSASTLDGAGNILPLAYGVIDSENNKSWTWFFELFKQAYGVRKNMCVVSDRHESIIHAVSKVYPTVPHLACIWHLWKNVTKQYTTNSEVLSPIFYSPAKAYETR; encoded by the exons ATGGGAGTTCGTGTGTACGTTGAGCTTAAGAGAGAAAACAGAGTTTTGGGGATGTATCCAATGTGCGTTAGTATTCATGATTTTGATGTTGAAGATGATGCAGCTAGAAATCGTATTATTGGAGATGATGTCTTGCAAATTGGATATAGCGAGAATCGGGATGGTATGGAAGTTTGTGATTCTACAGGAAAGGCTGTTCTTTTGTTTGAGAATGATAACAATTTGGTAATTTCGAAACCGGAAGCGAAAGGAGTTTTTGTCGATCAAATTTACCAGGATAAGGAAACTTTGAAAATTGTGATGACGAAATATGCAATTCGTGGAAGATTCAATTTCAAAACAGAGAGATCGAATGCTATAAG CTATACTCTGGCATGTTGGTCGCcggaatgtaaatggaagttcAGAGCGTCGAGAATTGGGGATTCTGAAATGTTCAGGGTTAGATTTTTCGATGACGAACATACATGTCCGTTGAAGGACAAGGTGTATTCGCAACGACAAGCAACAAGTTGGTTTATTGGAGAAGCGGTTGTCAAGGCGAAAATAACTAACCATAAAAGGAAGGTCACACCTGGGGATATAAAAGACgatgtcaaaaatgaatttGGCGTAGATGTTTCTTATATGATGGCATGGAGAGCTAGAGAGAAGGCTATAAAAGATTTCAGAG cACTCAAAGCATTCATAAAGGGGTTCGAGTGTTGTAGACCAATAGTTGTAGTGGATGGTGCACACCTTAAATCAACGTATAATGGTACATTTGTGTCGGCAAGTACTTTGGATGGAGCAG GTAATATCCTACCACTAGCGTATGGTGTGATAGATTCTGAGAATAATAAGTCCTGGACGTGGTTCTTTGAACTGTTCAAGCAAGCTTATGGTGTTAGGAAAAATATGTGTGTCGTGTCCGACCgacatgaaagcataatacaCGCAGTTTCTAAGGTGTATCCTACTGTTCCTCATTTGGCTTGTATATGGCATTTGTGGAAAAATGTGACAAAGCAATACACAACAAACAGTGAGGTGTTGAGTCCTATATTTTATTCACCGGCGAAGGCATACGAGACGAGATGA
- the LOC132034646 gene encoding uncharacterized protein LOC132034646: protein MEKIGNVDIRVKRYLEDAGRDKWSRLYSPVNRGWTMTSNIAECINGKLVAARELHIFDFLEEVRKMFGRWNCTNRKNGTYTFTTLMRRYQEMLSINEYKSIRMRVNACLLVKWFSG from the exons ATGGAGAAGATTGGGAATGTTGATATTCGGGTAAAACGATACCTAGAAGATGCTGGAAGGGATAAATGGTCTAGGCTTTATTCACCTGTTAACAGAGGATGGACAATGACTTCGAATATAGCCGAATGTATTAATGGAAAACTGGTTGCTGCAAGAGAGTTACATatttttgatttccttgaagaagtgaggaagatGTTTGGTAGATGGAATTgcacaaatagaaaaaatggTACCTACACATTCACAACACTGATGAGGCGGTATCAAGAGATGTTGTCGATCAACGAGTACAAATCAATACGAATGAGG GTTAATGCTTGTTTATTGGTTAAATGGTTCTCGGGTTGA
- the LOC132034647 gene encoding uncharacterized protein LOC132034647 codes for MNDGPRRFIIDLKKKTCSCRMFQLDEIPCSHAWAVLKNKNLTADAYCSELFKPKTVVNTYDVPVDPLPDETEWNVPKSVSDEVVMPPIYKRPPGRPKKKRDKPLQELMIGKRRNACGKCGRLGHNRRSCDNPPLNKKNK; via the coding sequence ATGAATGATGGACCGAGGCGTTTCATAAtcgatttgaagaagaaaacttGCAGCTGCAGGATGTTCCAACTGGACGAGATACCGTGTTCTCATGCATGGGCAGTATTGAAGAATAAAAATTTGACTGCTGATGCATATTGTTCGGAATTATTCAAGCCAAAAACAGTTGTGAACACATATGATGTGCCGGTTGATCCTCTTCCCGATGAGACCGAGTGGAATGTTCCTAAAAGTGTATCAGATGAAGTTGTTATGCCACCGATCTATAAGAGACCCCCTGGGAGgccaaaaaagaagagggaCAAGCCATTACAGGAGTTGATGATTGGTAAACGCAGGAATGCTTGCGGTAAATGTGGACGTCTTGGTCATAACAGGCGTTCGTGTGATAATCCGCCCCTcaataagaagaataaataa